The Sphingobacteriaceae bacterium genome has a window encoding:
- a CDS encoding Rrf2 family transcriptional regulator: MNITTRGQYGVKAMFELAMRYGEGPIPLRQVAEQQNLPEHYLEQLMGPLRKAELVRSVRGAQGGYMLGRDPSEITVGEILRVLEGPLLPVDCAADDPEAYAYCPSGESCTIRGVWVKIRDAVNETIDSITLADLREEELAKMRRGRITYYI, translated from the coding sequence GTGAACATCACCACCCGGGGGCAATACGGCGTCAAGGCCATGTTTGAACTGGCCATGCGCTACGGGGAAGGACCCATTCCCCTCCGCCAGGTGGCCGAGCAGCAGAACCTGCCGGAGCATTACCTGGAGCAGTTGATGGGTCCCCTGCGCAAGGCGGAGCTGGTCCGCAGCGTCAGGGGCGCCCAAGGGGGCTACATGCTGGGGCGGGATCCGTCGGAAATCACTGTGGGCGAGATCCTGCGGGTGCTGGAAGGCCCGCTGCTACCCGTGGACTGCGCCGCCGACGACCCCGAGGCTTACGCCTACTGCCCCAGCGGGGAAAGCTGCACCATCCGCGGCGTCTGGGTGAAAATTCGCGATGCGGTGAACGAGACCATCGACAGCATCACCTTGGCCGACCTGCGGGAAGAAGAACTGGCCAAGATGCGGCGGGGCCGGATCACGTACTACATCTGA
- a CDS encoding amidohydrolase family protein translates to MIKLSRPIIDFHAHFPAGRWRNPAEMHPALAEYGRERGERMRKEWDFPEPEPPAETEEEIAANAHRWRDELDRYGIQRIVFVTGKGNDVLASVVRRHPDRFFGLAHHDPCGENALEELQRAVEELGLVGYKMFGPGFDRPFEDESLKPLWTYLADRKLPVLIHFGLLGHAGGIVHHPRISPLTLFNVAREYADIPFVIPHFGCGYMQELLHLCWSCPNIYVDTSGSNQWMRWMPYEITLESAFRKFYETIGPRRIIFGSDSSWFPRGFSYRYLQDQVRVCYQMNMPEEDIGAIFGGNAARLLGLDVEG, encoded by the coding sequence ATGATCAAGCTCAGCCGCCCCATCATCGATTTCCACGCCCACTTCCCCGCCGGCCGCTGGCGCAATCCCGCGGAGATGCACCCTGCCCTGGCGGAATACGGCCGGGAGCGGGGCGAGCGGATGCGGAAGGAATGGGATTTCCCCGAGCCGGAGCCGCCCGCGGAGACGGAGGAGGAGATCGCCGCCAACGCCCACCGCTGGCGGGACGAACTGGACCGGTACGGAATCCAGCGCATTGTCTTTGTAACGGGCAAGGGGAACGACGTGCTGGCCTCGGTGGTCAGGCGGCATCCCGACCGGTTTTTCGGCCTGGCCCATCACGACCCGTGCGGGGAAAACGCCCTGGAGGAACTGCAGCGGGCGGTGGAGGAACTGGGGCTGGTGGGCTACAAGATGTTCGGGCCCGGGTTCGACCGGCCCTTCGAGGACGAATCCTTGAAGCCCTTGTGGACCTACCTGGCCGACCGGAAACTGCCGGTGCTCATCCATTTCGGCCTTTTGGGCCATGCCGGGGGCATCGTCCACCACCCCCGCATCAGCCCTTTGACCTTGTTCAACGTAGCCCGGGAGTACGCCGACATTCCCTTCGTCATTCCCCATTTCGGCTGCGGCTACATGCAGGAACTGCTCCACCTGTGCTGGAGCTGCCCCAATATCTACGTGGACACGTCGGGCTCCAACCAGTGGATGCGCTGGATGCCCTATGAAATCACCTTGGAATCGGCCTTCCGGAAGTTTTACGAAACCATCGGGCCCCGGCGGATCATCTTCGGCAGCGACTCCTCCTGGTTTCCCCGGGGCTTTTCCTACCGGTACCTGCAGGACCAGGTGCGGGTGTGCTACCAGATGAACATGCCCGAGGAGGACATCGGGGCCATCTTCGGCGGCAACGCCGCCCGGCTGCTGGGGCTGGATGTGGAGGGGTGA
- a CDS encoding IreB family regulatory phosphoprotein, which translates to MTTEAEGAQPADGASGTTFLRPVPPLPRDELQGPGQVLARVYSLLAEGGYNPLDQLVGYLLSGDPAYITNYGDARSIIRRVGRDELLEELVRNFLAEDKS; encoded by the coding sequence ATGACCACGGAAGCTGAAGGGGCGCAGCCGGCAGACGGGGCCTCCGGGACGACTTTCCTGAGGCCCGTTCCCCCTTTGCCCCGGGATGAGCTGCAGGGACCGGGGCAGGTTCTGGCCCGGGTCTACAGCCTGCTGGCCGAAGGGGGCTACAACCCGCTGGACCAGCTGGTGGGATATCTGCTGTCGGGCGACCCCGCCTACATCACCAATTACGGGGATGCCCGCAGCATCATCCGCCGGGTGGGGCGGGACGAGCTTTTGGAAGAATTGGTGAGGAACTTCCTCGCTGAGGACAAGTCTTGA
- a CDS encoding AI-2E family transporter: MGRHWIRWPAYGLLAAALVGLVYYLRVVLLPFFLSLILAYMLEPLVSRLTRRGLGRAGAILAVYAVLALLAAVVIAFVIPQLLAELHQLAGEIPRHTRALQNRLREVQAGYHRLLLPDTVRQSIDDGLTRLEERFTSLGTQVVEAAFNMMMGLFSLVLVPLLTYYMLKDGERWKEQFMAWLPITARPGWLNLLRRIDRVLAGFVRGELVISALMGAAVALLVWALGMPFAVLLGIFAGIGEFVPYVGPVVGALPALAIAAVQSPGTLVKLIIGLVILNQVEQALLVPRVFHHSTGLHPIVIVFVLLVGAQLLGLLGAILAVPAAAIIREIICHMLRFRRRT, from the coding sequence ATGGGACGCCATTGGATCCGCTGGCCGGCCTACGGCCTCCTGGCCGCAGCCCTCGTAGGGCTGGTCTACTACCTGCGGGTAGTACTGCTGCCTTTCTTCCTTTCCCTGATCTTGGCCTACATGCTGGAGCCCCTGGTTTCCCGCCTCACCCGGCGGGGCCTGGGGCGCGCCGGGGCCATCCTGGCGGTTTACGCCGTCCTGGCCCTGTTGGCAGCGGTGGTCATCGCCTTCGTGATCCCCCAACTGCTGGCGGAACTCCATCAGCTGGCCGGCGAAATTCCCCGCCACACCCGGGCATTGCAGAACCGGCTGCGGGAAGTACAGGCCGGCTACCACCGGCTTCTCCTGCCCGACACGGTGCGCCAGTCCATCGACGACGGCCTCACCCGGCTGGAGGAGCGGTTCACCTCCCTGGGCACCCAGGTGGTGGAGGCGGCCTTCAACATGATGATGGGGCTCTTCAGCCTGGTGCTGGTGCCCCTGCTCACCTACTACATGCTAAAGGACGGCGAGCGGTGGAAGGAGCAGTTCATGGCCTGGCTGCCCATCACCGCCCGGCCGGGCTGGCTCAACCTCCTACGGCGCATCGACCGGGTCCTGGCCGGCTTCGTCCGGGGCGAACTGGTCATCTCCGCCCTCATGGGGGCGGCGGTGGCCCTGCTGGTCTGGGCCTTGGGCATGCCTTTCGCCGTCCTGCTGGGCATCTTCGCCGGCATCGGCGAATTTGTGCCCTATGTGGGGCCGGTGGTGGGAGCCCTGCCGGCCCTGGCCATAGCCGCCGTCCAGTCCCCCGGCACCCTGGTTAAGCTCATCATCGGTCTTGTAATCTTGAACCAAGTGGAACAGGCCCTGCTGGTGCCCCGGGTGTTCCACCACAGCACCGGCCTGCACCCCATCGTCATCGTGTTCGTGCTGCTGGTGGGGGCGCAGTTGCTGGGCCTGCTGGGAGCCATCCTGGCGGTGCCGGCGGCTGCCATCATCAGAGAGATCATCTGCCACATGCTCCGCTTCCGCCGTCGGACTTGA
- a CDS encoding cysteine desulfurase family protein — MGGKPQMIYMDHAATTPVLPEVGARAAEFWYQQFGNPSSVHRLGRRARSAVEGARRQTASLIGAEPEEIIFTSGGTEANNLAVLGAARAQAEQGRHIVTSAVEHPSVLEACAALEQEGFRVTYVPVDQWGMVDPAAVLAAMTDETILVSIMLANNEVGTVQPVAAIALALRAAGRPVVFHTDAVQAAGQVPLNVEDLGVDLLTLSGHKLYAPKGVGALYIRRGIRRKLQPLLYGGGQEGRMRPGSENVAGIVAMGEAAALAAAEGPALARRLAGLRDRLAAGLQAAVPGVTLNGHPTERLPNNVHISIDGVDSETLLIHLDMAGVAASSGSACTAGAVEPSHVLQAMGRSREQARQVLRLTLGRTNDENDVDEAVRRIAAAVEQIREGGRHRDG, encoded by the coding sequence ATGGGCGGCAAACCTCAGATGATATACATGGACCACGCGGCCACCACGCCGGTGCTGCCGGAAGTGGGCGCCCGGGCCGCTGAATTTTGGTACCAGCAGTTCGGCAACCCTTCCAGCGTCCACAGGCTGGGACGGCGGGCCCGCTCAGCGGTGGAGGGGGCCCGGCGGCAAACGGCTTCCCTCATCGGCGCTGAACCCGAGGAAATTATCTTCACCAGCGGCGGCACCGAGGCCAACAACCTGGCGGTGCTGGGCGCTGCCCGGGCCCAGGCGGAGCAGGGGCGGCACATCGTCACCAGCGCCGTGGAGCACCCGTCGGTGCTGGAGGCCTGCGCCGCCTTGGAGCAGGAAGGTTTCCGGGTCACCTACGTGCCCGTGGACCAATGGGGGATGGTGGATCCCGCGGCGGTCCTGGCGGCGATGACCGACGAGACCATCTTGGTCAGCATCATGCTGGCCAACAACGAAGTGGGCACGGTGCAGCCGGTGGCCGCCATCGCTTTGGCCCTGCGGGCAGCGGGCCGGCCGGTGGTGTTCCACACCGACGCCGTTCAGGCGGCGGGCCAGGTGCCCTTGAACGTTGAGGACCTGGGCGTGGATCTCCTCACCCTGTCAGGCCACAAGCTGTACGCCCCCAAAGGGGTGGGCGCCTTGTACATCCGCCGGGGCATCCGGCGCAAGCTGCAGCCCCTGCTTTACGGCGGGGGGCAGGAAGGCAGGATGCGCCCCGGCAGCGAGAACGTGGCCGGCATCGTGGCCATGGGGGAGGCGGCGGCCCTGGCCGCCGCTGAAGGCCCGGCCCTGGCCCGGCGGCTGGCCGGGCTGCGGGACCGCCTGGCGGCGGGCCTCCAGGCAGCGGTGCCGGGAGTGACCTTGAACGGGCATCCCACAGAGCGGCTGCCCAACAACGTCCACATCTCCATCGATGGGGTGGACAGCGAGACCTTGTTGATCCACTTGGACATGGCCGGGGTGGCGGCTTCCAGCGGCTCCGCCTGCACGGCGGGCGCGGTGGAGCCGTCCCATGTGCTCCAGGCCATGGGGCGAAGCCGGGAGCAGGCCCGGCAGGTGCTGCGCCTCACCTTGGGCAGGACCAACGACGAGAACGACGTAGATGAAGCCGTCCGCCGCATCGCGGCGGCGGTGGAGCAAATCCGGGAAGGAGGGCGGCATCGCGATGGGTGA
- the mnmA gene encoding tRNA 2-thiouridine(34) synthase MnmA — MGERVLVAMSGGVDSSVAAALLVEQGYEVMGVTMQVWPDLSPAEEARRGGCCSISAVNDARHVADLLDIPYYVLNMQETFERSVIDYFIDEYAAGRTPNPCVACNRHVKFDALLRKARELGCRYVATGHYARVEQDPETGRYLLYNSADAGKDQTYALCQLTQDQLRHILFPVGGYTKPEVRRLAFQRGLPTAAKPDSQEICFVLDNDYGAFIESRAPHTVQPGPIYDTAGNRLGTHRGLPHYTVGQRRGLGITAGRPLYVVALKPEENALIVGTADQVQSAGLVAEGVNWIPYDRPPGPVTAQVKIRYRAEGAPAVIYPQPDGTAVVAFQEPQRAVTPGQTAAFYDGDLVLGGGTIRRALTLSELQRRAYARDDFGTTI; from the coding sequence ATGGGTGAACGGGTTTTGGTGGCCATGAGCGGCGGCGTGGACAGTTCCGTGGCTGCGGCCTTGCTGGTGGAGCAGGGCTATGAGGTCATGGGCGTCACCATGCAGGTGTGGCCGGATCTTTCCCCGGCAGAAGAGGCCCGGCGGGGCGGGTGCTGCTCCATCAGCGCCGTCAACGACGCCCGGCACGTGGCCGACCTGCTGGACATTCCCTATTACGTCTTGAACATGCAGGAAACTTTCGAGCGGTCGGTCATCGACTACTTCATCGATGAATACGCTGCCGGGCGGACGCCCAACCCGTGCGTGGCCTGCAACCGGCACGTGAAGTTCGATGCCCTCCTCCGCAAGGCCCGGGAGCTGGGCTGCCGCTACGTGGCCACGGGCCACTACGCCCGGGTGGAGCAGGACCCGGAAACGGGGCGCTACCTGTTGTACAACTCCGCCGACGCCGGCAAGGATCAGACCTACGCCCTGTGCCAGTTGACCCAGGACCAGCTGCGCCATATTTTGTTCCCTGTGGGCGGCTACACCAAGCCGGAAGTGCGGCGCCTGGCCTTCCAGCGGGGCCTGCCCACGGCGGCCAAGCCTGACAGCCAGGAAATCTGCTTCGTGCTGGACAACGACTACGGCGCCTTCATCGAGTCCCGGGCGCCCCACACGGTGCAGCCGGGGCCCATCTACGACACGGCGGGCAACCGCCTGGGCACCCACCGGGGCCTGCCCCACTACACCGTGGGCCAGCGCCGGGGCCTGGGCATCACCGCGGGCCGCCCCCTGTACGTGGTGGCCTTGAAGCCCGAGGAAAACGCCCTCATCGTGGGCACCGCCGACCAGGTCCAGTCGGCCGGCCTGGTGGCGGAAGGGGTCAACTGGATCCCTTACGACCGGCCGCCGGGACCGGTGACGGCCCAGGTAAAGATTCGCTACCGGGCCGAGGGCGCGCCGGCCGTCATCTACCCCCAGCCCGACGGCACCGCCGTGGTGGCCTTTCAGGAGCCCCAGCGGGCCGTGACCCCGGGCCAGACCGCCGCCTTCTACGACGGCGACCTGGTATTGGGCGGGGGAACCATCCGCCGGGCTTTGACTTTGTCGGAACTTCAGCGCCGGGCGTATGCCCGGGACGATTTTGGGACAACCATCTGA
- the alaS gene encoding alanine--tRNA ligase: MLSLEPLSGAEIRRRFLNYFAERGHEIVQSSSLVPHDDPTLLFTNAGMVQFKDVFTGRQTVSYKRAASVQKCVRAGGKHNDLENVGKTARHHTFFEMLGNFSFGDYFKREAIQFAWEFLTKHLGLPGDRLWATVFREDDEARQLWLEESDIPAERIVGMGEEDNFWAMGDTGPCGPCSEVIIDRGEEYSCGRPDCALDTCGCDRWLELWNLVFMQFERDAAGHMKPLPKPSIDTGMGLERLAAVLQGVSSNFETDLLWPLIEAASEMTGHAYDRGEGGFPLRVIADHVKAGTFLIADGVMPSNEFRGYVLRRILRRAIRFGKMLGQEQPFLYRLVPVVGQIMGEAYPEVVERADFVAQVIEQEESRFHRTLHQGTEILSEIMEGARQEGRQQIAGDEAFLLYDTYGFPLDLLLDAAEEAGMTVDQEGFEAAMVEQRERARQARQAAGIPTGGGEEAVAELPATRFLDCSALQGSAQVLAIVVDGRLRQELTPDDGTAAVILDQTPFYAEAGGQVGDQGAITAGGAGVFNVTDTQRAPGGQVFHWGEMSSGVLKVGDTVAAQVDVERRRAIERNHTATHLLHRALKDVLGEQVNQAGSLVAPDRLRFDFTHFAPLSREELQQVEDIVNEQILLGLPVTATITTLAEARRRGAMALFGEKYGEEVRMVQIGSYSLELCGGCHVPNSAHVGLFKFTSSGGVAAGVRRVEAVTGEQALAHVRSLEDAVAAAAQELRCGPEELPARVNALLERQRELERELQAWAARSARQQASELLAQAVTIAGVPVVTGQVQVADQEALRQLGDQIRRELSSGVILLGAQINGRAQFVAMVTPDLVERGLHAGNLVREVATQAGGGGGGRPEMAQAGGRDGGAVPAALAHGRRWLEEQVPGLVEV, from the coding sequence ATGTTGTCCTTGGAGCCGTTGTCCGGCGCTGAGATTCGCCGGCGGTTCTTGAACTATTTTGCTGAACGGGGCCACGAGATCGTGCAGAGCAGCAGCCTGGTGCCCCACGACGACCCCACTTTGCTCTTCACCAATGCCGGCATGGTGCAGTTCAAGGATGTGTTCACCGGCCGCCAGACGGTGTCCTACAAGCGGGCGGCCAGCGTGCAGAAGTGCGTCCGGGCCGGGGGCAAGCACAACGACTTGGAAAACGTGGGCAAGACGGCCCGGCACCATACCTTTTTTGAAATGCTGGGGAACTTCTCCTTCGGCGATTACTTCAAGCGGGAAGCCATTCAGTTCGCCTGGGAGTTCCTGACCAAGCACCTGGGACTCCCGGGGGACCGCCTCTGGGCCACGGTGTTCCGGGAAGACGATGAGGCCCGGCAGTTGTGGCTGGAGGAAAGCGACATCCCGGCGGAGCGCATCGTGGGCATGGGCGAGGAAGACAACTTCTGGGCCATGGGTGACACGGGCCCCTGCGGCCCCTGCTCCGAGGTCATCATCGACCGGGGCGAGGAGTACAGCTGCGGCCGGCCCGACTGCGCCCTGGACACCTGCGGCTGCGACCGCTGGCTGGAGCTGTGGAACCTGGTCTTCATGCAGTTCGAGCGGGATGCCGCCGGCCACATGAAGCCCCTGCCCAAGCCCTCCATCGACACGGGCATGGGTCTGGAGCGGCTGGCCGCGGTGCTGCAGGGGGTGTCCAGCAACTTCGAAACGGACCTGCTGTGGCCCCTCATCGAGGCCGCGTCCGAAATGACGGGACATGCCTACGACCGGGGCGAAGGGGGCTTCCCCCTGCGGGTCATCGCCGACCACGTGAAGGCGGGAACCTTCCTCATCGCCGACGGCGTCATGCCCAGCAACGAGTTCCGGGGCTACGTACTGCGGCGCATTTTGCGCCGGGCCATCCGCTTCGGCAAGATGCTGGGCCAGGAGCAGCCCTTCCTTTACCGCTTGGTGCCCGTGGTGGGGCAGATCATGGGGGAGGCCTATCCCGAAGTGGTGGAACGGGCCGACTTCGTGGCCCAGGTCATCGAGCAGGAAGAGAGCCGGTTCCATCGCACCCTGCACCAAGGAACGGAGATCTTGTCCGAGATCATGGAGGGGGCCCGGCAGGAAGGGCGGCAGCAGATTGCCGGGGACGAAGCCTTCCTGCTGTACGACACCTACGGGTTCCCCCTGGACCTGCTGCTGGACGCCGCCGAAGAAGCGGGCATGACGGTGGACCAGGAAGGCTTTGAGGCGGCCATGGTGGAGCAGCGGGAGCGGGCCCGCCAGGCCCGACAGGCCGCCGGCATCCCCACGGGCGGCGGGGAGGAGGCGGTGGCGGAACTGCCGGCCACCCGCTTCCTGGATTGCAGCGCCCTGCAGGGTTCGGCCCAGGTCCTGGCCATCGTGGTGGACGGCCGGCTGCGGCAGGAACTGACCCCCGACGACGGCACCGCTGCCGTCATCCTGGACCAGACGCCCTTCTACGCCGAGGCCGGCGGCCAGGTGGGCGACCAGGGAGCCATAACCGCCGGCGGCGCCGGTGTCTTCAACGTGACCGACACCCAGCGGGCGCCGGGCGGGCAGGTTTTCCACTGGGGCGAGATGTCGTCCGGCGTGCTGAAGGTGGGCGACACGGTGGCAGCCCAGGTGGATGTGGAGCGGCGCCGGGCCATCGAGCGGAACCACACCGCCACCCACCTCCTCCACCGGGCCCTGAAGGACGTGCTGGGGGAGCAGGTGAACCAGGCGGGCTCCTTGGTGGCCCCCGACCGCCTGCGCTTCGACTTCACCCATTTCGCCCCCCTCAGCCGGGAAGAACTGCAGCAGGTGGAGGACATCGTCAACGAGCAGATCTTGCTGGGCCTGCCGGTGACGGCCACCATCACCACCCTGGCCGAAGCCCGGCGCCGGGGCGCCATGGCCCTCTTCGGCGAGAAGTACGGCGAAGAGGTGCGGATGGTGCAGATCGGCTCCTACAGCCTGGAATTGTGCGGCGGCTGCCATGTGCCCAACAGCGCCCACGTGGGGCTGTTCAAGTTCACCAGCTCCGGCGGCGTGGCCGCCGGGGTGCGCCGGGTGGAGGCGGTGACGGGCGAGCAGGCCCTGGCCCACGTGCGGTCCCTGGAGGACGCCGTGGCGGCGGCGGCCCAGGAACTGCGCTGCGGCCCCGAAGAACTGCCCGCCCGGGTCAACGCCCTGCTGGAGCGCCAGCGGGAACTGGAGCGGGAGCTGCAGGCGTGGGCCGCCCGGAGCGCCCGGCAGCAGGCCTCGGAACTGCTGGCCCAGGCCGTCACCATCGCCGGTGTGCCGGTGGTCACGGGCCAGGTGCAGGTGGCCGACCAGGAAGCCCTGCGGCAGTTGGGCGACCAGATTCGCCGGGAGTTGTCCAGCGGCGTCATCCTCCTGGGGGCCCAGATCAACGGCCGCGCCCAGTTCGTGGCCATGGTGACCCCCGACCTGGTGGAACGGGGGCTCCACGCCGGCAACCTGGTCCGGGAGGTAGCCACCCAGGCGGGCGGCGGCGGGGGCGGCCGCCCCGAAATGGCCCAGGCCGGCGGCCGGGACGGCGGCGCGGTGCCGGCGGCCCTGGCCCACGGGCGCCGCTGGCTGGAGGAGCAGGTGCCGGGCCTGGTGGAGGTGTAG
- a CDS encoding replication-associated recombination protein A → MAENGQGSLFAEARRRMDRSAPLSHRMRPRTLDEFVGQEHLVGPGRLLRRAVEADRLTNMIFHGPPGSGKTALAEIIANHTGAHFQRLNAVTAGVADVRKVIQAAMGRLESGAGRTVLFIDEIHRFNKAQQDALLPALAEGTIILIGATTENPYFTITGPLLSRSRLFRFEPLADEQIRLLLQRAIADKERGLGELPLAVTEEALDHWVSVAAGDARNALNALELAALTTPPDQAGRIVIDAAVAAESIQQRVLAYDRQGDGHYDHASAFIKSMRGSDPDAAVYWLARMLEAGEDPRFLARRMVVHAAEDVGMADPQALVVAVAAAQALELVGMPEARIPLAEAAIYIATAPKSNAVYRAINKAGSDVRSQQPPPVPVHLRDSSYSGAKAMGHGKGYLYPHNFPQGFVEQQYLPDGIRRGTYYQPTEYGLERKIAQRLAAWWSRREPPA, encoded by the coding sequence ATGGCGGAAAACGGGCAGGGCAGCCTCTTCGCCGAGGCGCGCCGGCGGATGGACCGCTCGGCGCCCTTGTCCCACCGCATGCGGCCCCGTACATTGGATGAGTTTGTCGGCCAGGAGCATCTGGTGGGGCCGGGCCGCCTGCTGCGGCGGGCCGTGGAGGCCGACCGCCTGACCAACATGATCTTCCACGGGCCGCCGGGGAGCGGCAAGACGGCCCTGGCGGAAATCATCGCCAACCATACCGGCGCCCATTTCCAGCGCCTCAACGCCGTGACCGCCGGGGTGGCCGACGTGCGCAAGGTGATCCAGGCGGCCATGGGGCGCTTGGAGTCGGGGGCCGGCCGCACCGTCCTGTTCATCGATGAGATCCACCGGTTCAACAAGGCCCAGCAGGACGCCCTGCTGCCGGCTTTGGCCGAGGGCACCATCATCTTGATCGGCGCCACCACGGAAAATCCCTACTTCACCATTACGGGGCCCCTGCTGTCCCGGAGCCGGCTCTTCCGGTTCGAGCCTTTGGCCGATGAGCAAATCCGCCTGCTGCTGCAAAGGGCCATCGCCGACAAGGAGCGGGGCCTGGGCGAGCTGCCCTTGGCTGTGACCGAGGAGGCTTTGGACCACTGGGTGTCGGTGGCGGCGGGGGACGCCCGCAACGCCCTCAACGCCCTGGAACTGGCGGCCCTCACCACGCCTCCCGACCAGGCGGGGCGCATCGTCATCGACGCGGCGGTGGCGGCGGAGTCCATTCAACAAAGGGTGCTGGCCTACGACCGCCAGGGCGACGGCCATTACGACCATGCCTCGGCCTTCATCAAGAGCATGCGGGGCTCCGACCCCGACGCCGCCGTCTACTGGCTGGCCCGCATGCTGGAGGCGGGGGAGGATCCCCGGTTCCTGGCCCGGCGCATGGTGGTCCACGCCGCCGAGGACGTAGGCATGGCCGATCCCCAAGCCTTGGTGGTGGCGGTGGCGGCGGCCCAGGCCCTGGAGTTGGTGGGCATGCCCGAAGCCCGCATCCCCCTGGCCGAGGCGGCCATCTACATCGCCACGGCCCCCAAGAGCAACGCCGTCTACCGGGCCATCAACAAGGCCGGGTCCGATGTGCGGTCCCAGCAGCCCCCGCCGGTGCCCGTCCACCTGCGGGACAGTTCCTACAGCGGCGCCAAGGCCATGGGCCACGGCAAGGGCTACCTGTACCCCCACAACTTCCCCCAGGGCTTCGTGGAGCAGCAGTACCTGCCCGACGGCATCCGGCGGGGAACCTATTATCAGCCGACGGAATACGGCCTGGAGCGGAAGATTGCCCAGCGCCTGGCGGCCTGGTGGTCCCGCCGGGAACCGCCTGCTTGA
- a CDS encoding rhomboid family intramembrane serine protease — protein sequence MIPLRDSIRSRRFPVVTTALLAANVLVFLYELSLEPSGLIRFFHTYGVVPRQVGGIGSVVSALLTGDWGRLLPLVTAAFIHGGWFHLISNMWYLWVFADNIEDRLGPVRFLLFFLLAAVLGNYSQVIVDPRSEIPLVGASGAVAGVLGAYLVQFPRARVLALVPLGFFITVTEVPAVVFLFLWFLLQLFSGVASLGVPAMGGVAWWAHVGGFLAGALLLRLLRGREPRYYY from the coding sequence TTGATTCCCCTGCGCGACAGCATTCGCTCCCGGCGCTTCCCGGTGGTGACCACGGCCCTGCTGGCGGCCAACGTGCTGGTGTTCTTGTATGAGCTGTCCTTGGAACCCTCCGGCCTGATCCGCTTCTTCCATACATACGGTGTGGTGCCCCGGCAGGTGGGCGGCATCGGGTCCGTGGTGTCCGCCCTTCTGACGGGCGACTGGGGCCGGCTGCTGCCCTTGGTGACGGCCGCCTTCATCCACGGCGGCTGGTTCCACCTCATCAGCAACATGTGGTATTTATGGGTCTTCGCCGACAACATCGAAGACCGCCTGGGCCCCGTACGCTTCCTCCTCTTTTTCCTGCTGGCGGCCGTTTTGGGCAACTACAGCCAGGTCATCGTGGACCCCCGGTCCGAGATCCCCCTGGTGGGGGCCAGCGGCGCCGTGGCCGGCGTCCTGGGGGCCTATCTGGTCCAGTTTCCCCGGGCCCGGGTGCTGGCCTTGGTGCCCTTAGGCTTCTTCATCACCGTGACGGAAGTGCCGGCCGTGGTGTTTCTATTCCTCTGGTTCCTGCTGCAGCTGTTCAGCGGCGTGGCCTCCCTGGGCGTGCCCGCCATGGGCGGCGTGGCCTGGTGGGCCCACGTGGGCGGCTTCCTGGCCGGCGCCCTCCTGCTGCGGCTCCTGCGGGGCCGCGAGCCCCGCTACTACTACTAG
- a CDS encoding deoxyuridine 5'-triphosphate nucleotidohydrolase produces the protein MTEPQPSMDEPRLPGARAGTFVARWVTPCEPGQIQPNGVDLRGERLFRVTGPGRLDPTGTVPGPREEVPWSQAEPLAPGAYVVRYRERITIPPGHVGQVFPRSSLLRNGAVLFSALWDQGYEGQGEGLLVLWQAMHIPPGARLGQLVLWPAEAAPGYQGQYQGEGDPGRRA, from the coding sequence ATGACGGAACCCCAGCCTTCAATGGATGAGCCCCGCCTGCCCGGCGCCCGGGCCGGCACTTTCGTAGCCCGGTGGGTGACCCCCTGCGAGCCCGGCCAGATCCAGCCCAACGGCGTGGACCTGCGGGGCGAGCGCCTCTTCCGGGTGACGGGCCCCGGGCGGCTGGACCCCACGGGCACCGTGCCCGGTCCCCGGGAGGAAGTGCCCTGGTCCCAGGCGGAGCCCCTGGCCCCCGGCGCCTACGTGGTGCGGTACCGGGAGCGGATCACCATCCCCCCGGGCCATGTGGGGCAGGTGTTTCCCCGCTCCAGCCTGCTCCGCAACGGCGCCGTCCTGTTTTCCGCCTTGTGGGATCAAGGATACGAAGGCCAAGGGGAAGGCCTGCTGGTTTTGTGGCAGGCCATGCACATTCCCCCCGGCGCCCGCCTGGGCCAGTTGGTCCTCTGGCCGGCGGAAGCCGCCCCCGGCTATCAAGGCCAGTACCAAGGGGAAGGAGACCCCGGCCGCCGGGCCTAG